Below is a window of Desulfatibacillum aliphaticivorans DSM 15576 DNA.
GCCCTTTCCGGCAGGGGCGTGGGCATGGACGTGGTCAGGAACGAAGTGGAGCAACTGGGGGGAACCATGCAGATCGAAACGGAAAAGGGCAAGGGGACCACTTTTACTCTGTCCCTGCCTTTGACCTTCGCTTTGCTGGAAGCCCTGCACATTAAGGACCAGGACAGGTCCTATCTGATTCCCTTATGGGGGGTCGTGGGAACCCAGGAATACGACCCGGCTCACGTGAAGTTTTTCGGCGCAGGGGAAAGGCTCTACACCTTCCGGGGCGAGTACGTCCCCGTGGTTCACTTGTCCAAGGTGTACGGCATTGATTGCGGTGAGGACCGGGTTGGCGGGGGCTCAATTCTGGTCTTCATTGATACGTCCAGGCAGCGCTTTGGCCTCTTGGTGGATAAGGTGCTCGACCCCCATCAGGTGGTTGTAAAAAGTCTGGAATCAAATTTCAAAAGCGTTGCCGGAATCTCGGGCGCAACAATTATGGGGGATGGTTCGGTGGCCTTGGTCATGGACCTGTTTGCCTTGGAAGAAATGTTTTTCAATAGATCTTCGGCAAGGAGCGACGCATGAAAATGAAGATGTTTACCAAAATAGCCGGTGCAGCAGTTGCGGGCATCGCCCTGGCTTTTTTGGTGCTTTGGCCCATGGCCAAAGCAACGGGGGGAATCGTCGGGGGCGGCTACATCGGGTCGGAAGCATGCAAGGAATGCCATGCCAAACATTATGAGTCCTGGTCTAAAAATTCAAGAAAAGCCAAATCCTGGGAGTCCATCAACCGAATGAGGGAAGATGACGGCGACGGCGGACTGACGGAAGAGGAAATCAAGGAATGCTACCAATGCCACACCACCGGATACGGCCAGGAAACCGGGTTTGTCAACGAGACGGAAACGCCCGGCCTGAAAAACGTGGGCTGCGAAGCTTGCCACGGCCCTGGAAGGCTGCATACCGAAACCATGGAAAAAGCGCATATCGTCAAAACGCCGACCATTGAGTTGTGCGCCAAATGCCATGAACAAAAAGACGAAGACAACATCGGCAAAGTAAGGCCTTTCCGATATAAAAAAGTAATTTACGCGGGCGCCCATTGATCCATAGGGGGACTTAATGAGGAATTATATCATGTCCATTCGAAAGCGGACCCGGCTGCGCACCAAGATGCTGCTAGCTACGTTGTTCATTGTCATGCTCTTTATGGCAGCCAACCTCATCTACTTTTCTTCGGTGCAGCAGAAGATCGCCAAAACTCTCACCACCAATTTTTCCTATCAGCTAATGGCCAAAGCCATGGGCGGCTTTGAGTATCCCATGAGGCTGGGCGACACCGACAGCGTCAGGCGTGAGTTGAGGCAGACGGGCGATCAGATGAGTCAGGCCATAGGAATTACTGATGAAGAGGATGGCAAAGACGCCAAAAAAGTTTCCGAAGCCGAAAAGCGGGGCCTTAGCATCTATATAGTCAATCAGCGCAAAAAGGTCGTGTTCTCCTCTGATCCCGCCAAGGAAGGCCTGGAAGTGGTGAAGGACCGGCTCCTTTTTGACGATGACCCTCAAACAGCCCTGGACGAAGCCTTGCAGTCCACGGATAGAGGCCCTTTCGCCTTTTTGGAGGAAAAAGCCAGGGAAGTCATCAGGCAGGAAAACAATGAAAAGGTGAAAAACAACATCAGGGCCGCCATTGAGCTTGCGGACACCGACAGAATGATGGACCGGATCGGCGAAATTTTTCCCAGTGTGACCGCCGGTAATAAAAAGGCTTTGGAAAACGCCCTTCAAAAAGCCAAAACCCCGCTGCGCCCCATGGTCTTTGAGGAAACCACGGGCGAGGCGCCCTTCATGACCGCCATCAGGCCCATCTTCAACAGGGACAGTTGCACCCATTGCCATGGGAAATCCCGCAGGGTGCTGGGCGCTATGATTATCCAGCAGCCCCTGAAGGAAACCCAATCCACGGTCAGATATAATATTATCTACATGAGCGTCGCTTCCATATTGGCTTTGGGATTGCTTGTGGCCATTATTTTCAGTCTGTTCCAGAGCATGGTGACCAATCGTTTGGGCGCCTTGCAGGAAAAAACCGCCCAGGTGGCCGGCGGAGACGTCAACGTGGAAGTGTACGACGACTCAGCCGACTCCATCGGCAGGCTCACCCGCAATTTCAACACCATGATTTTGAGCATCAAGGACCGGATTGAATACGCCAACAGCCTTCAGTTGGGCATCTCAGACCCCTTCTTCATGACCGATACGGACCGTAAAATCACCTTTGTCAACGAGGCGGCCCTCAAACTGGTGGGGCTGAGCAAGCAGGAGGTGTTGGAACGGCCCTGCCATGAAGTCTTTCTGGCCTCCGTATACAAAAGCGAATGCCCCGTGCGCAGCGCCATGGAGAACGACGAGGCCGTCAGCGGCAAAAAAATCGCTCTGACCAATTCCAAAGGCGTGGAAGTTCCCATCCTGTGCAGCGCGGCCCTTCTGCGGGATTCCTCCGGCAAGATTCTGGGCGCCTTCCAGATCATGCGGGACCTCACGGCGGACGTGGAGGCGGAAACCCGCATTCGCGAGGCTTACGCCCGGGAGGAAAAGGGCAAGAAGGAACTGGAAATCAAGGTTATCGAGCTGTCAGAGGTGCTTGGCAAGGTCAGCCAGGGCGACCTTTCGCCCCGGGGAGTCCCTTCCGGCGCCAACGACTCCATGGACGTGCTCACCCATCGCATCAACGAAACCCTGGACGGCATGGCTGCTCTCATCAAACAGGTTAAGGAAGCCATCCTGCCGGTTATCAACGGCGTGCTTCGCATTTCCCGCGAAAACCAGAACCTGGCCCAGCGCACCGAACAGCAGGCGGCCGCCATGGAGGAAATCAGCGCCACTCTGGAGGAACTGGTCAGCAATACCGGAGAGAACCTGGCGAACACCCGCCATGCGGACGGCCTGTCCAAAGAGGCTGTCAAAGTGGCCCACGAGGGCGGCAGCGAGGTGGAGCGCACGGCTGCAGCCATGTCGGAAATCGAATCGGCCAGCGCCAAGGTCGTGGAAATGATGGACCTCATCAACGAGATCACCTTCCAGACCAACCTGCTTTCCATTAACGCAGCCGTGGAAGCGGCCCGGGCCGGCGAGCAGGGCAGGGGCTTCGCCGTGGTCGCCAACGAAGTCCGCAACCTGGCCAAACGCAGCGCGTCCGCGTCCAAGGACATCCAGGTGCTGGTGCGTGAGATTATGGATAAAGTCACCACCGGCCGCCAGTGGGTGGGCGAGTTGGAAGGCCGTTTCGCCAACATTGTGAAAACTTCCGGCCAAGTCTCCGACGCCTTGGGCGAGGTGTCCATGGGCAGCGAGGAAAGCTCCCGGGGCATCGAGCAGATCAACCAGGGCACCCAGGAAGTCTGCGAGGTCAACGAAAAGAACGCCTCCTTTGTGGATGAACTGGCCCAGGAAACCCAAAAGCTCAAGGAAAAGGCCCGCAAGCTCCAGGAGCTTACAGCCGTCTTTGTTCTGGGAACCGAAGACATCATTTCCCATCAAATGGATTTTAACGAAGACGCCTTTGAGCCGGAAATGCCCATGGAGCCCAGATCCTCCTTTGAAGGCCGGGAACGGCGCAGAGCCATGCCCACTTCCCGGGCGCTGAGAGACGATCTGATAAACACCAGACCGTCCATGGAGGAAATGACCGACGATCTCCTGGAACAGGAGTTTGAAGAAGGCTTCGAGGAGTTCTGATGGCTACCCAATACGTGGTTTTTTCCCTTAACGACCAATGCTACGGCGTGGAAATCTTCAAGATCAAGGAGGTTTTCAGCTATCGCAAGATTACGCCGCTGCCCCACGTCAAAGGCTTTGTTAAGGGAATCATCAACTTGCGAGGAGTCATCCTGCCGGTGTTCGATTTGCGGGAGAAATTCGGCCTGCCTTCCACGGATTACACCCCTTTCCACGTAATCATTGTGGTGGAGATAGCCGGCCGGGTTATGGGGGTGATCGCCGATGAAATTTCAGACGTGGTGGAAATTCAGGCCGATGATTTTCAGAACACGGGAAACCTGCCGCCGGGCATATCCCGGGAATACCTGGCAGGGGTGGGCAGGAAAGACGATATGATGACGATCCTTCTGGATGTGGACAGGCTGCTGAGCCAGGAGGAATTGGAAATGGTGGACGCAACCTGAAATGATTCCCGTCTTGTCTGAAACGGAGTTCGAACTATTCCGGACCTTGCTTCAAAACAAGACAGGCATTTTGTTGAAAGCCGCCAGAAGGCAAACCCTGGGCAGAAGGCTGGCCAAAAGGATGGAAGCCCTGGGGATGAGTTCGTACACCGCCTATTACCGCATGCTCAAAGCGGGAAAGAACGATGAGGAGCTCAGAGCCCTGATCAACCACGTCACGATTGATCAGACCAGCTTTTTTCGGGCCGGTCCGCAATTTGATCTCCTGGCCGGACGGATTATTCCCGAAATCATGCAGAAAAACTATGGCCTTAAACAGATGCGCATCTGGTCCGCGGGCTGTTCAAGGGGGCACGAGCCATACAGCGTGGCCATGATGCTCCAGCAGGCGGTCCGGGAGTTGGTTTCATGGGACGTCAAAATTCTGGCCACGGATATTGACAGCGACTCCTTAAAATACGCTTTTCGGGGGCGATACACCGCCAATGAAATGAGCCATGTCCCCGAAGACTATGCAACGCGCTTCTTTAAACCGCAGAGACACGGGGGGAAAAAACTGTATGCGGTTAAAGACGGACTCAGGAAACACATCCTGTTCAGGAGGCTGAACCTCCTGGAATCGCCTTATCCCATCAAAGGCCCCATGGATGTCATCCTGTGCCGCAACGTTATGATTTATTTTTCCAGGACTCAGAAGCAACAGATCATGGGGGAGTTTTTGCGGCTGTTGCCGATCGGGGGGTATCTTTGCCTGGGCGCCTCGGAATCATTGATAGGAATTGATGACCGCTTTTCCCTTATAGGGCATGCGGTGTATCAAAAACAAAAAAACTAGAGAGATGTATTTCAAACTCCCGAGGCGCCCTGCCTCATAGAATACAGGGGTTATTGCTTGAGGCGTTTTTACAGTCGCAAACTCAACAGGCAGGTAGTGCTTTTGAGGGCAGGCGAGTACCATGTTTGTACGAAAGGCGAGGTGCTGTACACCTTGCTGGGGTCCTGCATCGCTGCATGCTTGTATGACAAGGAAAGACAGATAGGCGGCATGAATCATTTTTTGCTGCCTGGCCTGGTGCACCCGGACGACATCTTCTCCTCGGAGGTCGGCCGCTACGGCATGTACGCCATGGAGTTGCTCATCGGCGATCTCATAAAAAAAGGCGCAAGACGGGATAAGCTCCAGGCAAAAATTTTCGGCGGCGGAAAGGTGCTTAAATTCCGCAAGTACGACGGAAATATTACCGGGTCCAATATTCGTTTTGCAACCAAGTATCTGGAGTTGGAAGGCATCCCCCAGGAAACCTCCGATCTCGGTGGAAAACAAGGCAGAAAAATTTTGTTTTTTTCCGACACCACCAAGGTGTTGCTAAAAAGATTTGATATGGAAGCCGATCCTACTACCCTGGACGAAGAAACCGCCTACAAGGGCAGGGTCTTCTATCCCAGGAAGGCAAAGTCTTCCGTTATTTTGTTTTAATTTGTACGAGGCGACATGAAGAAATTGCGTGTACTGATTGTGGACGATTCGCCGATTATGCAGTCCTTGCTTAAACGCATTTTATCCGCCGAAGCGGATATTGAAGTCATAGGCAGCGCCTCTGATGCCTTTGAAGCAAGAGAGATGATTATCGCCGATCCCCCGGACGTCCTGACACTGGACGTGGAAATGCCAAGAATGGACGGCATTACCTTTTTGAAAAGGCTTATGTCCTATAAGCCGTTGCCTGTGTTGATGATCAGCTCATACACCACGGAAAACAGCATTCGAACCATGGAGGCTCTGGAAGCCGGGGCTGTGGACTTTGTGCCCAAACCCGTGCACGGCGCCGCCCATCAGAGCCTGGAGTTGCTGGCTGCGGACATCGTGGCCAAAGTGCGGGCCGCGGGCCGGGCCAATATCTCCTTGGCCCCGGCGGTGCGGGTCGCCCCGAAAATGACCGCCCAAACCCGCGCCTCCAGGTTGTATAAAATCCTGGCCATCGGGGCCTCTACAGGCGGAACCACGGCGATCAGAAGACTCCTGTCCTCCATGAATTTTCATACCAACGGAATTCTGGTGGTTCAGCACATGCCTCCCAATTACACCAAGTCTTTCGCCCAACGCCTGAACGACATGGTCCCCTGCGAAGTCGTGGAGGCCGTGGACAGGGAGAGAGTGGAGAAGGATAAGGTCATAATCGCCCAGGGCGGCAAGCATATGGTTCTCGCCAGGGACAGGGCAGGGTTTTTCGTCCGGATCACGGACACGCCGCCCGTTCATCACCAAAAGCCCTCGGTTGACGTGCTTTTTGAGTCCGCCGCCCAGGTTGCGGGTAGGGAGGCTGTAGGCATTATTTTGACAGGCATGGGGGAAGATGGCGCGCGCGGCCTGCTTAGCATGCGCGAGGCCGGCTGCTTTACCGTCGCTCAGGATGAAGCCTCCTCCGTGGTCTTTGGAATGCCCAGGGCCGCCATTGAAATGGGCGCCGCAACCCGCATTGCATCCCTGGACGCCATGCCCAACGACATTCTCGCCAGCGCAAAACTGCGGTGACGGGAAGCCGGGCCTGACTCCCGGCAAAACGAATATTTGCAAAGGCTTTTTGCATTATGGCTAATATACTCGTGATAGACGACAGCAGGCTCATCGCTCATGTGGCCAAAAATATGCTCACCGCAAGGGGGCATGAGGTGACTGTGGCCACCAATGGGGAGGAGGGGCTGGAGGCTGTGGCCACCATAAAACCGGACCTGATCCTCTTGGACCTCATCATGCCGGGCATGGACGGGTATGCGGTTTGCGAAAAAATCAAAGGCTCGCCCGCCACCGCCGACATCCCCGTCATCATGCTTACCTCCAAGGCCGAAACAGCCGACAAAGTCCGCGGCCTGGAAGCAGGCGCATCCGACTACGTGACCAAACCCTTTGAAGAAGGCGAACTGGTCGCCAGGGTCAACACCCACTTACGCATCAAGGAACTCTACGAAAGCCTGCAGGAAACCAACCGCCAACTCCAGGAGCTCGCAAACCGCGACGGCTTGACCGGCCTGTATAACCACCGTTATTTCCAGGACGCCATGACCAAGGATTTCCAGCGGGCCATGCGCTATCATGAGTCCCTGTCCTGTGTCTTGTGCGACATCGACTTCTTTAAAAAGTTCAACGACACCTATGGCCATCAGACCGGCGACATCGTGCTTTCCACCCTGGCGAGAATCGTTGAGGACAGCCTGCGGGACACCGATCTGGCCGCACGATACGGCGGCGAGGAATTCGCCCTGGTCCTGTATCACACCCCGGCGGCCGCGGCCTTTATGGTGGCGGAGCGCCTGCGGGAGTCCGTGGAGCAGCACGAGTTCATCGCCAACGACCTTAGCCTGTCCGTGACCATCAGCGTGGGCGTAGCCACCTATCCCCACCCGGACATCCCGGACCATAAAACCTTGATTGAATGTGCGGATAAGGCCTTGTACAAGGCCAAAGAAAACGGCAGGAACCAGGTTATTTCCTTTTAAAGGCCCTTTCCAGGTCGTACTCCGTCCATAACAGCCAGGTGGGCCGCCCATGGGGGCATTGGGAGGGATGCTCGCAGGCTTCCAACTGCTTCAATAAAGCATCCATTTCCTGAATACTTAAGCTCTGGTGCGCGCGAACCGATCCGTGGCAGGCCATGACGATCAGGCATTCGTCCAGGGCGTCGAAAAAATGGGCGTTTCCCCCGGCTTCGGCCACTTTTTCCACCATCTCTTTTACGATCTTCCCAATGTCCGAGTTCGCCAGCATGGCGGGCGCCGCTTTGACCACAAAGGTGCGCCCCGAAAAGCGATCCACGTCAATGCCCGTCTTTTGCAAATCGGGCAGAATGCGCTCCAGGATTTCCGCCTCGATATGGGAAAGCTCAAAGGTCTCCGGAATCAGCAGATTCTGAATTTCAATCCCCCCCACTTCCATATGCTTTTTAAATTGCTCGAACAGGATTCTCTCGTGGGCCGCGTGCTGATCCACAATCAGCAAGCCTTTGGACGACCGGCAGATCACATAGGCGTTGGCGAACTGGCCCAAAGCCTTTAAATCCGAAACGCCGTCCTCAGGCGCTGCAGCAGCCTGGCTTTGCGGGGCTTTATAAGGTTCAGGCCGGGCTGTTCCCGGGTCCGGAACCGGCGGCTCCGGCCTGGAAAAAGCCGAATCCTCCCGAGGCTGGGGCGAAAGCGCGGCCGAATGGGAAGAGGGCGATGAAGGCCTTCGAGGCTCTCTGGGCGCGTCGAATCGCGGCTCCGGCCGATACATGGGCGCCTGGGGAGGCGTTGCTGCGGCCGCTTTGATCCAGGAAGGCTCTTCCTTGACGAAGGACGAAAAAGACTCCTGGCTGGGCGGCTGCCTGAACAAATCCTCGTTGGCCTCCGTGCGCACAGGCGGCTTGGGCGCCGACTTCCACGGCGTCTGATCCAGGGCGTCCAGGCTTTCCTTTACCGTCGAGGACAGGGCCTGATGCACCATGGCGCCATTGACAAAACGCACCTCCGCCTTGGCCGGATGCACGTTCACATCCACCTGGTCCGGCGGAACCCGCAAAAAGACCACGGCCACCGGGTATTTGCCCTTCATTAGGCGGCCTTTATAGCCCTCCATCAAAGCGTGGGTGACCAGCTTGTCCGTCACCAGACGGCCGTTGACAAAGATGTACAGCCCCCGTTTTGTGGTGCGGGAAAATTCCGGCATGGCCAGGCAGCCTTCAATGCTGACTTCCGGTTCTTTTTGGGAAAAGCGGATAAGCCCCGGCGCCACGTCTTTGCCAAGCACGTCTGCAATCCGGTCCTGAGGATCCTGGGCCGCAGGCCACGAAAACAACTTTCTGTCGTTGTGGATGAGTTCAAAGGCCGTCTCGGGCCAGCCCAAAGCCATGGCCGACATGGTGTCGGCTATGTGTCCCATTTCCGTGGCGACGGTTTTCAGGAATTTTCTGCGAGCGGGCACGTTGTAGAACAAATCCGCCACGGAAATCATGGTGCCCGGCGGCGCCCCGACTTCCGACACGTTAACGATCTTGCCTCCCTGCATGACCACTTTGGTTCCGGCGGGATTGTCCTTTTTTCGGGTGATCAGGGTCAGGCGGGACACCGATCCAATGGAAGGCAAAGCCTCCCCCCTAAATCCCAGGGTGCTGATGGAAAACAAATCGTCGTCCGTATAGATTTTGCTGGTGGCGTAGCGCTCCAGGCACAGGAGGGCGTCGTCCTTATCCATGCCCTCGCCGTTGTCCGCCACCTGAATCAGGGACCGCCCTCCCTTTTTCACCTCCACCACGATGCGGGTGCTTTTGGCGTCCAGGGAGTTTTCCACCAACTCCTTCAAGACCGAACTGGGCCGTTCCACCACCTCGCCGGCGGCGATTTTGTTGGTAAGAATTTCAGGGAGAATCCTGACAGGAGCCACGAAAGTTCAGCCTTTATTAAAATCGGTTTTTTTATATCAAATAAAAAAGCCCGGGAGGCCCGGCCTTGGTTTTACTTGCACATCTCGCCCCTGACCAGTCGGGCCAGGTATTCGGACTCCGCCGGGTTCAGGTCAAAGCGCATGGCTGCTTCCTGCACGATGACGGACGGCTTGGCGTCCGGGTTTTCGCTGCGAAATTCCCCAACAAACTTCACGGCGCGGCGAATGTTTTCTCCGTCTGGCATTACTGTCGACATATTTTGCTCCCCTTGCGCCCGCGTCCCCTATAAATTCGGGCGCTTTGTATGAAAATCCGTGGCCTTCTGAAAATGATGGCCAAGCCGCAATATTTTTTCTTCCTGAAAATGGCTGCCCTGCAATTGCAGACCGATAGGCAGGCCTTCCGACGAAAATCCGCACGGTACAGAAACCCCGCACACGCCCGCCAGGTTGGCGGACAGGGTGAAGATGTCGCTCAAGTACATGGTCAGCGGGTCGTCGGTGTTTTCGCCCAATTTAAACGCCGGCGTGGGCGCCACCGGAGAAATGATCGCATCGCATTTTTCAAAGGCCTTTTTGTAGTCTTCCATAATCAGGGTGCGCACCTGGGAAGCCTTGCCGTAATACGCGTCGTAATATCCCGCGGAAAGGGCGTAAGTGCCGATGATGATGCGGCGCTGCACTTCCGGGCCGAATCCGGAGGACCGGGTGGCGTGATACATGTCGATCAACGAGTCCCTTTCCTCCCTCATCCCATATTTTACGCCGTCGTACCGCGCCAGGTTGGAGCTGGCTTCCGCCGGAGCGATGACATAATACACCGCCACGCAGTACTTGGAATGAGGCAGCGAAACCTCCATCACTTCCACGCCCTGGCTTTCCAATGTCTTGATGGCCTGATCCACGGAGTTCTTTACGTCCGGGGTCAGACCGCCCATTTCGAAATACTCCTTGGGCATGCCAACCCGCATTCCCTTGACGTCTTCCTGGATGGCCGTTGTGTAGTCGGGAACCTCCACGTTTACGGAAGTGGAGTCCGAAGGATCGTAGCCCGCCACCGCCTGCAGCAAAATGGCGGCGTCTTCCACCGTCTTGGCAAAGGGGCCTATCTGATCCAGGGAGCTGGCAAACGCCACCAGCCCGTAACGGGACACCCTGCCGTACGTGGGCTTAAGCCCCACCACGCTGCAGTGGGAGCCAGGCTGGCGGATGGATCCGCCCGTGTCTGACCCGAATGCGCCCAAGCACATGTCCGCAGCCACGGCCGCGGCAGATCCGCCGCTGGATCCGCCCGGCGTCCGGGTCAGGTCCCAGGGATTCTTGGTGGTCTTAAAAGCCGAATTCTCCGTGGAGGAGCCCATGGCGAACTCGTCCATGTTGGTCTTGCCCACCAGCACCGCGCCAGCCTCTTTGAGCTTGGTTATGGACGTGGCGTCGTAGGGCGGGACGAAATTTCCCAGAATTTTGGAAGCGCAGGTGGTCGGCACGCCTTTGGTGCACATAACGTCCTTGATGGCGAGCGGAATGCCGCACAAAGGCGCGGTTTCGCCTTGGGCCAGGGCCTTGTCAGCCTTTTGAGCGGCTTCCATGGCTTCTTCCTTGCTCACGGTCAGGTAGGCGTCCACCTGGGGCTCTACGGCCTCTATGCGATCCAGCACCGCCTTGGTCAGGTCCTGGCTGGAAATCTCCTTGCTCAATAATTTTTCACGGGCTTGCCCGATGGTGAGTTCATGCAGTGCCATGAGGGCTTCTCCTATATGACCTTGGGGACGATAATATCCGTGTCTTCCCGTTCAGGCGCATTGGAAAGGGCCAGATCCGGGTCCATGGAGTCCTTAACCTTGTCTTCGCGAAAGGCGTTATTCACGGAAATGGCGTGAGAAGCCCCTTCCACTCCTTCGGTGTCCACGGTATTCAGTTGATCTACATAATCCAGAATGTCCCCAACCTGGCGGGAGAACATAGCCACTTCCTCGTCCGTCAGGTCCAGACGGGCCAGCTTGGCTACGTGGCGTACTTCCTCTTCGCTGATTTTCATGCGATTCCTCCA
It encodes the following:
- a CDS encoding methyl-accepting chemotaxis protein; translation: MSIRKRTRLRTKMLLATLFIVMLFMAANLIYFSSVQQKIAKTLTTNFSYQLMAKAMGGFEYPMRLGDTDSVRRELRQTGDQMSQAIGITDEEDGKDAKKVSEAEKRGLSIYIVNQRKKVVFSSDPAKEGLEVVKDRLLFDDDPQTALDEALQSTDRGPFAFLEEKAREVIRQENNEKVKNNIRAAIELADTDRMMDRIGEIFPSVTAGNKKALENALQKAKTPLRPMVFEETTGEAPFMTAIRPIFNRDSCTHCHGKSRRVLGAMIIQQPLKETQSTVRYNIIYMSVASILALGLLVAIIFSLFQSMVTNRLGALQEKTAQVAGGDVNVEVYDDSADSIGRLTRNFNTMILSIKDRIEYANSLQLGISDPFFMTDTDRKITFVNEAALKLVGLSKQEVLERPCHEVFLASVYKSECPVRSAMENDEAVSGKKIALTNSKGVEVPILCSAALLRDSSGKILGAFQIMRDLTADVEAETRIREAYAREEKGKKELEIKVIELSEVLGKVSQGDLSPRGVPSGANDSMDVLTHRINETLDGMAALIKQVKEAILPVINGVLRISRENQNLAQRTEQQAAAMEEISATLEELVSNTGENLANTRHADGLSKEAVKVAHEGGSEVERTAAAMSEIESASAKVVEMMDLINEITFQTNLLSINAAVEAARAGEQGRGFAVVANEVRNLAKRSASASKDIQVLVREIMDKVTTGRQWVGELEGRFANIVKTSGQVSDALGEVSMGSEESSRGIEQINQGTQEVCEVNEKNASFVDELAQETQKLKEKARKLQELTAVFVLGTEDIISHQMDFNEDAFEPEMPMEPRSSFEGRERRRAMPTSRALRDDLINTRPSMEEMTDDLLEQEFEEGFEEF
- the mutL gene encoding DNA mismatch repair endonuclease MutL — encoded protein: MAPVRILPEILTNKIAAGEVVERPSSVLKELVENSLDAKSTRIVVEVKKGGRSLIQVADNGEGMDKDDALLCLERYATSKIYTDDDLFSISTLGFRGEALPSIGSVSRLTLITRKKDNPAGTKVVMQGGKIVNVSEVGAPPGTMISVADLFYNVPARRKFLKTVATEMGHIADTMSAMALGWPETAFELIHNDRKLFSWPAAQDPQDRIADVLGKDVAPGLIRFSQKEPEVSIEGCLAMPEFSRTTKRGLYIFVNGRLVTDKLVTHALMEGYKGRLMKGKYPVAVVFLRVPPDQVDVNVHPAKAEVRFVNGAMVHQALSSTVKESLDALDQTPWKSAPKPPVRTEANEDLFRQPPSQESFSSFVKEEPSWIKAAAATPPQAPMYRPEPRFDAPREPRRPSSPSSHSAALSPQPREDSAFSRPEPPVPDPGTARPEPYKAPQSQAAAAPEDGVSDLKALGQFANAYVICRSSKGLLIVDQHAAHERILFEQFKKHMEVGGIEIQNLLIPETFELSHIEAEILERILPDLQKTGIDVDRFSGRTFVVKAAPAMLANSDIGKIVKEMVEKVAEAGGNAHFFDALDECLIVMACHGSVRAHQSLSIQEMDALLKQLEACEHPSQCPHGRPTWLLWTEYDLERAFKRK
- a CDS encoding CheR family methyltransferase; this translates as MIPVLSETEFELFRTLLQNKTGILLKAARRQTLGRRLAKRMEALGMSSYTAYYRMLKAGKNDEELRALINHVTIDQTSFFRAGPQFDLLAGRIIPEIMQKNYGLKQMRIWSAGCSRGHEPYSVAMMLQQAVRELVSWDVKILATDIDSDSLKYAFRGRYTANEMSHVPEDYATRFFKPQRHGGKKLYAVKDGLRKHILFRRLNLLESPYPIKGPMDVILCRNVMIYFSRTQKQQIMGEFLRLLPIGGYLCLGASESLIGIDDRFSLIGHAVYQKQKN
- a CDS encoding chemotaxis protein CheW encodes the protein MATQYVVFSLNDQCYGVEIFKIKEVFSYRKITPLPHVKGFVKGIINLRGVILPVFDLREKFGLPSTDYTPFHVIIVVEIAGRVMGVIADEISDVVEIQADDFQNTGNLPPGISREYLAGVGRKDDMMTILLDVDRLLSQEELEMVDAT
- a CDS encoding chemotaxis protein CheD codes for the protein MLLRAGEYHVCTKGEVLYTLLGSCIAACLYDKERQIGGMNHFLLPGLVHPDDIFSSEVGRYGMYAMELLIGDLIKKGARRDKLQAKIFGGGKVLKFRKYDGNITGSNIRFATKYLELEGIPQETSDLGGKQGRKILFFSDTTKVLLKRFDMEADPTTLDEETAYKGRVFYPRKAKSSVILF
- the gatC gene encoding Asp-tRNA(Asn)/Glu-tRNA(Gln) amidotransferase subunit GatC, yielding MKISEEEVRHVAKLARLDLTDEEVAMFSRQVGDILDYVDQLNTVDTEGVEGASHAISVNNAFREDKVKDSMDPDLALSNAPEREDTDIIVPKVI
- a CDS encoding cytochrome c family protein; translated protein: MKMKMFTKIAGAAVAGIALAFLVLWPMAKATGGIVGGGYIGSEACKECHAKHYESWSKNSRKAKSWESINRMREDDGDGGLTEEEIKECYQCHTTGYGQETGFVNETETPGLKNVGCEACHGPGRLHTETMEKAHIVKTPTIELCAKCHEQKDEDNIGKVRPFRYKKVIYAGAH
- a CDS encoding diguanylate cyclase, which encodes MANILVIDDSRLIAHVAKNMLTARGHEVTVATNGEEGLEAVATIKPDLILLDLIMPGMDGYAVCEKIKGSPATADIPVIMLTSKAETADKVRGLEAGASDYVTKPFEEGELVARVNTHLRIKELYESLQETNRQLQELANRDGLTGLYNHRYFQDAMTKDFQRAMRYHESLSCVLCDIDFFKKFNDTYGHQTGDIVLSTLARIVEDSLRDTDLAARYGGEEFALVLYHTPAAAAFMVAERLRESVEQHEFIANDLSLSVTISVGVATYPHPDIPDHKTLIECADKALYKAKENGRNQVISF
- a CDS encoding protein-glutamate methylesterase/protein-glutamine glutaminase, whose product is MKKLRVLIVDDSPIMQSLLKRILSAEADIEVIGSASDAFEAREMIIADPPDVLTLDVEMPRMDGITFLKRLMSYKPLPVLMISSYTTENSIRTMEALEAGAVDFVPKPVHGAAHQSLELLAADIVAKVRAAGRANISLAPAVRVAPKMTAQTRASRLYKILAIGASTGGTTAIRRLLSSMNFHTNGILVVQHMPPNYTKSFAQRLNDMVPCEVVEAVDRERVEKDKVIIAQGGKHMVLARDRAGFFVRITDTPPVHHQKPSVDVLFESAAQVAGREAVGIILTGMGEDGARGLLSMREAGCFTVAQDEASSVVFGMPRAAIEMGAATRIASLDAMPNDILASAKLR
- the gatA gene encoding Asp-tRNA(Asn)/Glu-tRNA(Gln) amidotransferase subunit GatA, with protein sequence MALHELTIGQAREKLLSKEISSQDLTKAVLDRIEAVEPQVDAYLTVSKEEAMEAAQKADKALAQGETAPLCGIPLAIKDVMCTKGVPTTCASKILGNFVPPYDATSITKLKEAGAVLVGKTNMDEFAMGSSTENSAFKTTKNPWDLTRTPGGSSGGSAAAVAADMCLGAFGSDTGGSIRQPGSHCSVVGLKPTYGRVSRYGLVAFASSLDQIGPFAKTVEDAAILLQAVAGYDPSDSTSVNVEVPDYTTAIQEDVKGMRVGMPKEYFEMGGLTPDVKNSVDQAIKTLESQGVEVMEVSLPHSKYCVAVYYVIAPAEASSNLARYDGVKYGMREERDSLIDMYHATRSSGFGPEVQRRIIIGTYALSAGYYDAYYGKASQVRTLIMEDYKKAFEKCDAIISPVAPTPAFKLGENTDDPLTMYLSDIFTLSANLAGVCGVSVPCGFSSEGLPIGLQLQGSHFQEEKILRLGHHFQKATDFHTKRPNL